One Aethina tumida isolate Nest 87 chromosome 5, icAetTumi1.1, whole genome shotgun sequence genomic window carries:
- the LOC109603654 gene encoding DDB1- and CUL4-associated factor 7 isoform X2 gives MAHSGVPAKRKEIYKYIAPWPLYSMNWSVRPDKRFRLALGSFVEEYNNKVQVVSLDEDSSEFTAKSTFDHPYPTTKIMWIPDSKGVFPDLLATSGDYLRVWRAGEPDTRLECVLNNNKNSDFCAPLTSFDWNEVDPNLVGTSSIDTTCTIWGLETGQIMGRVNLVSGHVKTQLIAHDKEVYDIAFSRAGGGRDMFASVGADGSVRMFDLRHLEHSTIIYEDPAHTPLLRLAWNKQDPNYLATIAMDACEVIILDVRVPCTPVARLNNHRACVNGIAWAPHSSCHICTAGDDHQALIWDIQQMPRAIEDPILAYTAAEGEVNQIQWGATQPDWIAICYNKSLEILRV, from the exons ATGGCCCATTCCGGTGTGCCAGCCAAACGGAAAGAGATCTACAAATACATAGCCCCATGGCCCCTCTACAGCATGAACTGGTCCGTACGCCCGGATAAAAGATTCAGACTGGCCCTTGGCAGCTTTGTGGAGGAATACAACAACAAAGTCCAAGTTGTCTCGCTAGATGAAGACAGTAGTGAATTTACTGCCAAGAGCACATTTGATCATCCATATCCTACGACTAAAATTATGTGGATACCTGACAGTAAAGGGGTTTTTCCGGATTTATTAGCCACAAG TGGTGATTATTTGAGAGTGTGGAGGGCAGGAGAGCCAGACACAAGATTAGAGTGTGTCttgaacaataataaaaactcaGACTTTTGTGCACCACTCACAAGTTTTGACTGGAACGAGGTTGATCCCAATTTAGTAGGAACTTCGTCAATAGACACAACCTGTACAATTTGGGGCCTGGAAACAGGTCAGATAATGGGTAGAGTAAACCTAGTGTCTGGCCATGTCAAAACGCAACTCATCGCACACGACAAAGAG GTGTATGACATTGCATTTTCACGTGCGGGTGGAGGTAGAGACATGTTCGCGTCGGTAGGTGCGGACGGTTCTGTTCGGATGTTCGACCTACGACACTTGGAACACTCGACCATTATCTACGAGGACCCCGCGCACACGCCCCTGCTTCGTCTCGCATGGAACAAACAAGACCCCAATTATTTGGCCACCATCGCGATGGACGCATGCGAGGTCATCATTTTGGATGTGAGGGTGCCATGCACGCCGGTCGCACGACTCAACAACCACAGGGCGTGCGTGAACGGCATCGCCTGGGCGCCGCACTCGAGTTGTCACATATGTACTGCAGGAGACGATCATCAGGCTTTGATTTGGGATATCCAACAGATGCCAAGGGCAATCGAGGATCCGATTTTGGCGTACACGGCGGCTGAGGGAGAGGTTAATCAGATACAATGGGGCGCCACCCAACCAGATTGGATTGCTATTTGTTACAACAAATCGCTCGAAATTCTGCGAGTGTAA
- the LOC109603648 gene encoding calcium release-activated calcium channel protein 1-like: MSVWSTNSVGLDLGKPLGKTKIDHNFNKPYHRNHKCKMSQSGHDYNTARYVSWKKLHLSRAKLKASSKTSALLSGFAMVAMVELQISNAKNVPSGVLVVFAVITTLLVAVHMLALMISTCILPNMEAICSLDAISLVDESPHEKLHWYIETAWAFSTLLGLILFLAEVAIICWVKFYDIENKAAAWAATGVLVPVLFVFLAFAVHFYRSLVAHKYEMTVTGIRELEMLKQNLELGDTDHRNGLNDLISGIHVV; encoded by the exons ATGTCTGTTTGGAGTACTAACTCTGTAGGCCTCGACTTGGGCAAACCTTTAGGCAAAACCAAGATTgaccataattttaataaaccttaTCACAGAAATCACAAG TGTAAAATGTCCCAGAGCGGCCACGACTACAACACGGCCCGCTACGTGTCGTGGAAGAAATTGCACCTGTCGCGTGCCAAGCTAAAAGCGTCAAGCAAAACTTCTGCCCTGTTATCCGGTTTCGCCATGGTGGCGATGGTCGAGTTACAAATCTCAAACGCGAAAAACGTGCCGAGTGGAGTGCTTGTCGTCTTCGCCGTGATCACCACGTTGTTGGTGGCCGTTCATATGCTTGCCCTGATGATCAGCACCTGTATCCTGCCGAACATGGAAGCGATCTGCAGTCTAGACGCGATCAGTCTAGTAGACGAGTCGCCGCACGAGAAGCTCCACTGGTACATTGAGACGGCGTGGGCGTTTTCTACACTGCTGGGTCTCATCCTATTCCTTGCCGAGGTGGCGATCATCTGCTGGGTCAAGTTTTACGACATCGAAAACAAGGCGGCCGCATGGGCGGCTACAGGCGTTCTCGTTCCCGTTCTCTTCGTGTTTTTGGCTTTCGCCGTACATTTTTATAG GTCTCTTGTGGCGCACAAATACGAAATGACGGTAACGGGTATCCGGGAGCTGGAAATGCTCAAGCAAAACTTGGAACTCGGAGATACGGACCATAGGAATGGATTAAACGATCTGATATCCGGAATTCACGTGGTTTGA
- the LOC109603649 gene encoding guanine nucleotide-binding protein-like 3 homolog: protein MVKLANKQSKRQPARQRYKIEKKIRQHNKKARREAKKNPKKGNKQKIIQVPNICPFKEDILREVEALKQQKEEERLKLREAAKLERQRKKEEKTNGQQNLVNSDETPELEKNEVKKRGSYVKDYKEIIETSDIVLEILDARDPLGTRYPQAEQIVKKLKNKQLIIILNKSDLVPREVLEKWLKHFRKTNITVPFKASTQQKNIKNGKSVKLFESIGNELLMNLLHNYFESKNLKKPLRIGIIGVPNVGKKSLINSLKTIKASEPGINEDIQEVQLDSKIILLDSPGLIPLINIENNVSLLNPQKIRQLHDPISVANSILDKTSKEYMMEMYDIHAYETPEEFYNLKATRTGRFKKGRVPDTIAAAKGLLEDWNSGKIKYYTLPPEDGKKQTKIGANLAKQFSVSSLESMETSVLKSFEKNFDSKFKFFVIDSLGPLSSAEDMNNCNRNTDVPTDAIPEVTVSEKEKKKANIDTKLNKVKKPAFKKDKKEKVTKEKVSKQLSSGLENYNVCRRNSTDETYDFDTDFNL, encoded by the exons ATGGTGAAATTAGcaa ATAAACAGTCAAAAAGACAGCCGGCCCGTCAGAGATATAAAATCGAAAAGAAAATCAGGCAGCATAACAAAAAGGCGCGACGAGAGGCGAAAAAAAACCCCAAAAAGggcaacaaacaaaaaattattcaagtaCCAAATATATGTCCATTCAAAGAAGATATACTTAGAGAAGTTGAGGCATTGAAACAGCAAAAGGAAGAGGAAAGATTAAAGTTGAGAGAAGCTGCAAAATTAGAAAGGCAAAGAAAAAAGGAAGAGAAAACTAATGGACAACAAAATCTg gtTAACAGTGATGAAACTCcagaattagaaaaaaatgaagTAAAAAAAAGGGGGAGTTATGTTAAAGactataaagaaataatagaaaCTTCAGATATAGTCTTAGAGATTTTAGATGCACGTGATCCTTTGGGTACAAGATATCCACAAGCAgagcaaattgtaaagaaactgaaaaacaaacagctcattataattttgaacaaatctGACTTAGTACCACGTGAAGTGCTTGAAAAATggttaaaacatttcagaaAAACCAACATAACTGTGCCATTTAAAGCTTCAACACagcagaaaaatattaaaaatggcaaATCAGTTAAACTATTTGAAAGTATTGGTAATGAGTTGTTAATGAATCTTctccataattattttgaatcaaaaaatttgaaaaaacctCTTAGAATTGGAATTATTGGAGTGCCAAATGTTGGGAAGAAATCTTTAATAAACAGCTTGAAAACTATTAAAGCTTCTGAACCTGGAATAAATGA AGATATTCAAGAAGTGCAGTtagattcaaaaattattctcCTGGACTCGCCAGGATTAATTCCATTAATAAACATAGAAAACAATGTTTCTTTATTGAATCCACAGAAAATAAGACAGTTACATGATCCAATAAGTGTAGCAAATTCTATACTGGATAAAACCAGCAAAGAGTACATGATGGAAATGTACGACATTCATGCATATGAAACACCAGAG gagttttataatttgaaagcaACGCGAACTGGTAGATTTAAAAAGGGTAGAGTACCAGATACAATTGCAGCTGCTAAAGGATTATTAGAAGATTGGAATAG tggcaaaattaaatattatactttgcCTCCCGAAGATGGTAAAAAACAGACTAAAATAGGGGCAAATTTGGCAAAACAATTCAGTGTTTCTAGTCTTGAATCTATGGAAACAAGTGTTTTAAAgtcatttgaaaaaaattttgacagtaaatttaaattttttgtaatagatTCTTTGGGCCCTCTGAGCTCTGCCGAAGACATGAATAATTGTAACAGAAATACTGATgtg cCAACAGATGCGATTCCTGAAGTCACAGTGTCagaaaaggaaaagaaaaAGGCAAATAtagatacaaaattaaacaaagtaaAGAAACCTGCATTTAAGAaagataaaaaggaaaaagtgACGAAAGAAAAAGTTTCGAAACAGCTATCCAGCGGTTTGGAAAACTACAATGTTTGTCGTCGAAACAGTACAGATGAAACTTATGATTTTGATACAGATTTTaacttgtaa
- the LOC109603655 gene encoding MORN repeat-containing protein 3 isoform X3, whose product MPFLKSHVKLIPRSRLIERTTYRDGLRHAIFTAIGDQKYIGDWRTDVKCGKGVLWHRDQKVYEGDFKDNLRHGFGVLARRIPDCNVYTLEYRGDWRYGKMEGNGLRVYKDGSFYKGEFLRGKRHGYGQMWYADHSFYDGEWVKDLRQGEGMYVYPNGNRYEGQWNLDVKHGKGEYFHLDSGQLQEGLWKEDHCLTSTLRDIPYRQTSSYPTPFPIRNAEIKNADKFARHMMRVLKIKTLQAVCGRTNAGYADETNSSSSSDLSNDLEVYCELY is encoded by the exons ATGCCATTTTTGAAGTCGCACGTGAAATTAATCCCGAGATCGCGATTAATCGAACGCACCACATACCGGGACGGTCTGAGACACGCGATATTCACCGCGATCGGAGATCAAAAGTACATCGGCGACTGGCGAACGGACGTGAAATGCGGCAAAGGCGTGCTGTGGCACCGCGATCAAAAGGTTTACGAGGGCGACTTTAAAGATAATCTGCGACACGGTTTCGGAGTGTTGGCACGCAGGATACCTGATTGCAACGTGTACACTTTGGAGTACAGAGGCGATTGGAGATATGGGAAGATGGAGGGAAACGGTCTGAGGGTTTATAAGGATGGTAGCTTTTACAAAGGGGAGTTTTTGAGGGGCAAACGTCACGGGTACGGACAAATGTGGTATGCCGATCACTCTTTTTATGACG GTGAGTGGGTGAAGGATTTACGACAAGGTGAAGGGATGTACGTGTATCCGAATGGTAACCGCTACGAAGGACAGTGGAATCTTGACGTTAAACACGGAAAAGGAGAATATTTCCATCTGGACAGTGGTCAATTGCAGGAAGGACTTTGGAAAGAGGATCACTGTCTTACGAGTACGTTAAGGGACATACCTTACAGACAGACTAGCAGTTATCCCACTCCGTTCCCCATTCGaaat gctgaaattaaaaatgctgACAAGTTCGCCCGCCACATGATGagggtattaaaaattaaaacattgcaAGCAGTTTGTGGTCGAACCAATGCGGGTTACGCTGACGAGACCAATTCGTCCTCAAGTTCGGATCTTTCAAACGATTTGGAAGTTTACTGTGAGCTTTATTGA
- the LOC109603654 gene encoding DDB1- and CUL4-associated factor 7 isoform X1 → MSMFPVKKMAHSGVPAKRKEIYKYIAPWPLYSMNWSVRPDKRFRLALGSFVEEYNNKVQVVSLDEDSSEFTAKSTFDHPYPTTKIMWIPDSKGVFPDLLATSGDYLRVWRAGEPDTRLECVLNNNKNSDFCAPLTSFDWNEVDPNLVGTSSIDTTCTIWGLETGQIMGRVNLVSGHVKTQLIAHDKEVYDIAFSRAGGGRDMFASVGADGSVRMFDLRHLEHSTIIYEDPAHTPLLRLAWNKQDPNYLATIAMDACEVIILDVRVPCTPVARLNNHRACVNGIAWAPHSSCHICTAGDDHQALIWDIQQMPRAIEDPILAYTAAEGEVNQIQWGATQPDWIAICYNKSLEILRV, encoded by the exons ATGTCAATGTTTCCCGTCAAG AAAATGGCCCATTCCGGTGTGCCAGCCAAACGGAAAGAGATCTACAAATACATAGCCCCATGGCCCCTCTACAGCATGAACTGGTCCGTACGCCCGGATAAAAGATTCAGACTGGCCCTTGGCAGCTTTGTGGAGGAATACAACAACAAAGTCCAAGTTGTCTCGCTAGATGAAGACAGTAGTGAATTTACTGCCAAGAGCACATTTGATCATCCATATCCTACGACTAAAATTATGTGGATACCTGACAGTAAAGGGGTTTTTCCGGATTTATTAGCCACAAG TGGTGATTATTTGAGAGTGTGGAGGGCAGGAGAGCCAGACACAAGATTAGAGTGTGTCttgaacaataataaaaactcaGACTTTTGTGCACCACTCACAAGTTTTGACTGGAACGAGGTTGATCCCAATTTAGTAGGAACTTCGTCAATAGACACAACCTGTACAATTTGGGGCCTGGAAACAGGTCAGATAATGGGTAGAGTAAACCTAGTGTCTGGCCATGTCAAAACGCAACTCATCGCACACGACAAAGAG GTGTATGACATTGCATTTTCACGTGCGGGTGGAGGTAGAGACATGTTCGCGTCGGTAGGTGCGGACGGTTCTGTTCGGATGTTCGACCTACGACACTTGGAACACTCGACCATTATCTACGAGGACCCCGCGCACACGCCCCTGCTTCGTCTCGCATGGAACAAACAAGACCCCAATTATTTGGCCACCATCGCGATGGACGCATGCGAGGTCATCATTTTGGATGTGAGGGTGCCATGCACGCCGGTCGCACGACTCAACAACCACAGGGCGTGCGTGAACGGCATCGCCTGGGCGCCGCACTCGAGTTGTCACATATGTACTGCAGGAGACGATCATCAGGCTTTGATTTGGGATATCCAACAGATGCCAAGGGCAATCGAGGATCCGATTTTGGCGTACACGGCGGCTGAGGGAGAGGTTAATCAGATACAATGGGGCGCCACCCAACCAGATTGGATTGCTATTTGTTACAACAAATCGCTCGAAATTCTGCGAGTGTAA
- the LOC109603653 gene encoding zinc finger protein 85 isoform X2: protein MFEVLMGNFKEEGISINDRSTSTTGKKRIILIATNRCTASYNCEKCDRQFLVRYQYKNHREKCKGTITTKCYICHQNLKHRNLLKQHILEVHHYCIKCQKTFPDTEHSQMHNNLICTRRYKCSVCDMKFQSSVHLRRHKKAKHDEIPPLEPQRLCEICGKEFDSVSNLRAHKQIHGDPIKCKICDRVLKNVLTLKQHMRLSHRQKGGPKSQCEHCGRVFWLPSELNRHVAQVHNGEERERKHACPMCDKKFYTKGSVRQHVKFKHISAPVASCEICQKDFPKRAYYEKHMEKHVRDNNEPRKCEICDREFASRLGLSKHLTTHGFSSGRKRRFKCSVCNLAFQLKISLIRHEKMHTETYKYRCNICYVKRFKTEEELRLHESQHRGPKNYKCQICGEAFSRTFILSNHMLNVHDMDDFLLQKSEILAKMKQVKNEQEEERDHPLVVEEDQLVDYQEVTSKTKIGHGGTDLPTLRFRNEEGVIYKLF from the exons ATGTTTGAAGTTCTCATGGGTAACTTTAAAGAAGAAGGCATATCAATAAATGATCGCTCCACTTCCACAACAGGAAAGAAGCGTATAATCCTGATTGCCACCAATAGATGCACAGCAAGCTACAATTGTGAAAAATGTGACCGACAATTTTTAGTCAGATaccaatataaaaatcataggGAAAAATGCAAAGGAACAATCACCACTAAATGTTACATAtgtcatcaaaatttaaaacatagaaATTTACTAAAGCAACACATCTTGGAGGTGCACCATTATTGCATCAAGTGTCAGAAAACCTTCCCAGACACAGAACACAGTCAAATGCATAACAATCTCATCTGCACCAGACGTTATAAATGTTCAGTCTGTGATatgaa ATTCCAGAGTTCAGTTCATTTGCGGAGACACAAGAAGGCCAAACACGATGAAATACCACCTTTGGAACCTCAAAGACTATGCGAAATTTGCGGCAAGGAGTTCGACAGCGTTAGCAATCTAAGGGCGCACAAACAG ATCCATGGTGATCCAATTAAATGCAAAATATGCGATCGCGTGCTTAAAAACGTGTTGACTCTAAAGCAGCACATGAGGCTAAGCCACAGACAGAAAGGCGGCCCAAAATCGCAATGTGAGCATTGCGGCAGGGTGTTCTGGCTGCCGAGCGAGCTAAATAGACACGTCGCCCAGGTTCACAACGGCGAAGAACGTGAAAGGAAACATGCTTGTCCGATGTGCGACAAGAAGTTCTATACAAAGGGAAGTGTTCGTCAACACGTCAAGTTTAAACATATCTCTG CACCCGTTGCGTCGTGTGAAATTTGCCAGAAAGATTTTCCGAAAAGAGCCTACTACGAAAAACACATGGAAAAACACGTCCGCGACAACAATGAACCACGTAAATGTGAGATCTGCGATCGTGAGTTCGCTAGTAGATTAGGTTTAAGCAAACACCTGACGACGCATGGTTTTTCGTCTGGTAGGAAGAGAAGGTTCAAATGTAGCGTTTGTAATCTTGCGTTCCAGTTGAAAATCAGTTTGATAAGGCACGAGAAAATGCACACTGAAACGTACAAGTACAGATGTAACATATGTTACGTTAAAAGGTTTAAAACGGAGGAAGAATTGAGGTTGCACGAGTCACAGCATCGTGGCCCAAagaattataa GTGTCAGATTTGCGGAGAAGCGTTCTCTAGAACATTTATCCTCTCAAATCATATGTTGAATGTTCATGACATGGACGATTTCTTGTTACAAAAGTCAGAAATTTTAGCAAAAATGAAACAGGTTAAGAATGAACAAGAGGAAGAACGGGACCACCCATTAGTAGTGGAGGAGGATCAGCTAGTTGATTATCAGGAGGTTActtcaaaaactaaaattggaCATGGCGGAACTGATTTACCGACACTTAGGTTTAGAAATGAAGAAGGtgtaatttacaaattgttcTAA
- the LOC109603653 gene encoding zinc finger protein 85 isoform X1 → MGLFDEKCRTCLSEITIFDNNITQNYLDLVNKCLPNLSNALIINDVICSECSRCLSDFELFLKKVQEVDNQIPKYAPPLGLSITQYLQDFTANQEPLSPELTPLSLKMQEKDNYIITKKKLMKGTPILTISDLNQNENEHKNELKSDHCYYRKPRIKIDSNITFNSNIYVNKFVSMTMEKDDKMFEVLMGNFKEEGISINDRSTSTTGKKRIILIATNRCTASYNCEKCDRQFLVRYQYKNHREKCKGTITTKCYICHQNLKHRNLLKQHILEVHHYCIKCQKTFPDTEHSQMHNNLICTRRYKCSVCDMKFQSSVHLRRHKKAKHDEIPPLEPQRLCEICGKEFDSVSNLRAHKQIHGDPIKCKICDRVLKNVLTLKQHMRLSHRQKGGPKSQCEHCGRVFWLPSELNRHVAQVHNGEERERKHACPMCDKKFYTKGSVRQHVKFKHISAPVASCEICQKDFPKRAYYEKHMEKHVRDNNEPRKCEICDREFASRLGLSKHLTTHGFSSGRKRRFKCSVCNLAFQLKISLIRHEKMHTETYKYRCNICYVKRFKTEEELRLHESQHRGPKNYKCQICGEAFSRTFILSNHMLNVHDMDDFLLQKSEILAKMKQVKNEQEEERDHPLVVEEDQLVDYQEVTSKTKIGHGGTDLPTLRFRNEEGVIYKLF, encoded by the exons ATGGGATTGTTTGATGAAAAATGTAGAACTTGCTTATcagaaattacaattttcgaCAACAACATAACTCAAAACTATCTTGATTTAGTGAATAAATGTTTACCGAATTTG tcTAATGCCTTAATTATAAACGATGTGATATGTTCAGAATGCAGTAGGTGCTTGTCAGATTTcgaattatttcttaaaaaagttCAGGAAGTTGATAACCAAATCCCCAAATATGCTCCACCACTTGGCTTATCCATCACCCAATACCTACAAGATTTTACTGCTAATCAAGAACCGCTCAGCCCAGAACTTACTCCACTAAGTTTAAAAATGCAAGAAAAggacaattatataattaccaaaaaaaaattgatgaaaggAACTCCCATATTAACTATTAGTGATTTGaatcaaaatgaaaatgaacataaaaatgaattgaaatcTGACCATTGTTATTATAGGAAACctagaataaaaattgatagtaatattacttttaattccaACATATATGTCAACAAATTTGTCTCCATGACAATGGAGAAAGATG ATAAAATGTTTGAAGTTCTCATGGGTAACTTTAAAGAAGAAGGCATATCAATAAATGATCGCTCCACTTCCACAACAGGAAAGAAGCGTATAATCCTGATTGCCACCAATAGATGCACAGCAAGCTACAATTGTGAAAAATGTGACCGACAATTTTTAGTCAGATaccaatataaaaatcataggGAAAAATGCAAAGGAACAATCACCACTAAATGTTACATAtgtcatcaaaatttaaaacatagaaATTTACTAAAGCAACACATCTTGGAGGTGCACCATTATTGCATCAAGTGTCAGAAAACCTTCCCAGACACAGAACACAGTCAAATGCATAACAATCTCATCTGCACCAGACGTTATAAATGTTCAGTCTGTGATatgaa ATTCCAGAGTTCAGTTCATTTGCGGAGACACAAGAAGGCCAAACACGATGAAATACCACCTTTGGAACCTCAAAGACTATGCGAAATTTGCGGCAAGGAGTTCGACAGCGTTAGCAATCTAAGGGCGCACAAACAG ATCCATGGTGATCCAATTAAATGCAAAATATGCGATCGCGTGCTTAAAAACGTGTTGACTCTAAAGCAGCACATGAGGCTAAGCCACAGACAGAAAGGCGGCCCAAAATCGCAATGTGAGCATTGCGGCAGGGTGTTCTGGCTGCCGAGCGAGCTAAATAGACACGTCGCCCAGGTTCACAACGGCGAAGAACGTGAAAGGAAACATGCTTGTCCGATGTGCGACAAGAAGTTCTATACAAAGGGAAGTGTTCGTCAACACGTCAAGTTTAAACATATCTCTG CACCCGTTGCGTCGTGTGAAATTTGCCAGAAAGATTTTCCGAAAAGAGCCTACTACGAAAAACACATGGAAAAACACGTCCGCGACAACAATGAACCACGTAAATGTGAGATCTGCGATCGTGAGTTCGCTAGTAGATTAGGTTTAAGCAAACACCTGACGACGCATGGTTTTTCGTCTGGTAGGAAGAGAAGGTTCAAATGTAGCGTTTGTAATCTTGCGTTCCAGTTGAAAATCAGTTTGATAAGGCACGAGAAAATGCACACTGAAACGTACAAGTACAGATGTAACATATGTTACGTTAAAAGGTTTAAAACGGAGGAAGAATTGAGGTTGCACGAGTCACAGCATCGTGGCCCAAagaattataa GTGTCAGATTTGCGGAGAAGCGTTCTCTAGAACATTTATCCTCTCAAATCATATGTTGAATGTTCATGACATGGACGATTTCTTGTTACAAAAGTCAGAAATTTTAGCAAAAATGAAACAGGTTAAGAATGAACAAGAGGAAGAACGGGACCACCCATTAGTAGTGGAGGAGGATCAGCTAGTTGATTATCAGGAGGTTActtcaaaaactaaaattggaCATGGCGGAACTGATTTACCGACACTTAGGTTTAGAAATGAAGAAGGtgtaatttacaaattgttcTAA
- the LOC109603655 gene encoding MORN repeat-containing protein 3 isoform X1 encodes MPFLKSHVKLIPRSRLIERTTYRDGLRHAIFTAIGDQKYIGDWRTDVKCGKGVLWHRDQKVYEGDFKDNLRHGFGVLARRIPDCNVYTLEYRGDWRYGKMEGNGLRVYKDGSFYKGEFLRGKRHGYGQMWYADHSFYDGEWVKDLRQGEGMYVYPNGNRYEGQWNLDVKHGKGEYFHLDSGQLQEGLWKEDHCLTSTLRDIPYRQTSSYPTPFPIRNAEIKNADKFARHMMRILKIKTLQGVCGETNAGYADETNSSSSSDLSNDLEVYCELYDSQVNIKQSFNK; translated from the exons ATGCCATTTTTGAAGTCGCACGTGAAATTAATCCCGAGATCGCGATTAATCGAACGCACCACATACCGGGACGGTCTGAGACACGCGATATTCACCGCGATCGGAGATCAAAAGTACATCGGCGACTGGCGAACGGACGTGAAATGCGGCAAAGGCGTGCTGTGGCACCGCGATCAAAAGGTTTACGAGGGCGACTTTAAAGATAATCTGCGACACGGTTTCGGAGTGTTGGCACGCAGGATACCTGATTGCAACGTGTACACTTTGGAGTACAGAGGCGATTGGAGATATGGGAAGATGGAGGGAAACGGTCTGAGGGTTTATAAGGATGGTAGCTTTTACAAAGGGGAGTTTTTGAGGGGCAAACGTCACGGGTACGGACAAATGTGGTATGCCGATCACTCTTTTTATGACG GTGAGTGGGTGAAGGATTTACGACAAGGTGAAGGGATGTACGTGTATCCGAATGGTAACCGCTACGAAGGACAGTGGAATCTTGACGTTAAACACGGAAAAGGAGAATATTTCCATCTGGACAGTGGTCAATTGCAGGAAGGACTTTGGAAAGAGGATCACTGTCTTACGAGTACGTTAAGGGACATACCTTACAGACAGACTAGCAGTTATCCCACTCCGTTCCCCATTCGaaat gctgaaattaaaaatgctgATAAGTTCGCCCGCCACATGATGaggatattgaaaattaaaacattacaaGGAGTTTGTGGTGAAACCAATGCGGGTTACGCTGACGAGACCAATTCGTCCTCAAGTTCGGATCTTTCAAACGATTTGGAAGTTTACTGTGAGCTTTATGATAgtcaagtaaatataaaacaatcatttaataaatga
- the LOC109603655 gene encoding MORN repeat-containing protein 3 isoform X2 — MPFLKSHVKLIPRSRLIERTTYRDGLRHAIFTAIGDQKYIGDWRTDVKCGKGVLWHRDQKVYEGDFKDNLRHGFGVLARRIPDCNVYTLEYRGDWRYGKMEGNGLRVYKDGSFYKGEFLRGKRHGYGQMWYADHSFYDGEWVKDLRQGEGMYVYPNGNRYEGQWNLDVKHGKGEYFHLDSGQLQEGLWKEDHCLTSTLRDIPYRQTSSYPTPFPIRNAEIKNADKFARHMMRILKIKTLQGVCGETNAGYADETNSSSSSDLSNDLEVYCELYDSQS; from the exons ATGCCATTTTTGAAGTCGCACGTGAAATTAATCCCGAGATCGCGATTAATCGAACGCACCACATACCGGGACGGTCTGAGACACGCGATATTCACCGCGATCGGAGATCAAAAGTACATCGGCGACTGGCGAACGGACGTGAAATGCGGCAAAGGCGTGCTGTGGCACCGCGATCAAAAGGTTTACGAGGGCGACTTTAAAGATAATCTGCGACACGGTTTCGGAGTGTTGGCACGCAGGATACCTGATTGCAACGTGTACACTTTGGAGTACAGAGGCGATTGGAGATATGGGAAGATGGAGGGAAACGGTCTGAGGGTTTATAAGGATGGTAGCTTTTACAAAGGGGAGTTTTTGAGGGGCAAACGTCACGGGTACGGACAAATGTGGTATGCCGATCACTCTTTTTATGACG GTGAGTGGGTGAAGGATTTACGACAAGGTGAAGGGATGTACGTGTATCCGAATGGTAACCGCTACGAAGGACAGTGGAATCTTGACGTTAAACACGGAAAAGGAGAATATTTCCATCTGGACAGTGGTCAATTGCAGGAAGGACTTTGGAAAGAGGATCACTGTCTTACGAGTACGTTAAGGGACATACCTTACAGACAGACTAGCAGTTATCCCACTCCGTTCCCCATTCGaaat gctgaaattaaaaatgctgATAAGTTCGCCCGCCACATGATGaggatattgaaaattaaaacattacaaGGAGTTTGTGGTGAAACCAATGCGGGTTACGCTGACGAGACCAATTCGTCCTCAAGTTCGGATCTTTCAAACGATTTGGAAGTTTACTGTGAGCTTTATGATAgtcaa TCATAA